The proteins below come from a single Vitis vinifera cultivar Pinot Noir 40024 chromosome 9, ASM3070453v1 genomic window:
- the LOC100247196 gene encoding probable disease resistance protein At5g63020, whose amino-acid sequence MGNVFSVSISTNDIAGCCDCTAARANYICKLAENRVTLRTELQKLRELKNDVNRKVDVAERQQMKRLDQVQGWLSRVEAMETEVGQLIGDGAETVEEKRLRGCCHPKHCISSYTLGKKVARKLQDMATLMSEGRNFEVVADIVPPAPVEEIPGRSTVGLESTFDKVWRSLEEEHVGMIGFYGLGGVGKTTLLTQINNHFLKTSHNFDVVIWVVVSRTPNLGRVQNEIWEKVGFCDDKWKSKSRHEKAKVIWRALSKKRFVMLLDDMWEHMDLLEVGIPPPDQQNKSKLIFTTRSQDLCGQMGAHTKIQVKSLAWKDSWDLFQKYVGKDALNSDPEIPELAEMVAKECCGLPLAIITIGRAMASKVTPQDWKHAIRVLQTRASNFPGMGHRVYPLLKYSYDSLPSKIVQSCFLYCSLFPEDCFIVKETLIYQWIYEGFLDEFDDTDGARNQVFNIISTLVHACLLEESSNTRCVKLHDVVRDMALWITSEMGEMKGKFLVQTSAGLTQAPDFVKWTMTERISLMDNRIEKLTGSPTCPNLSTLLLDLNSDLEMISNGFFQFMPNLRVLSLAKTKIVELPSDISNLVSLQYLDLYGTEIKKLPIEMKNLVQLKAFRLCTSKVSSIPRGLISSLLMLQGVGMYNCGLYDQVAEGGVESYDNESLIEELESLKYLTHLRVTIASASVFKRFLSSRKLPSCTHAICLKIFKGSSSLNLSSLENMKHLDGLTMKDLDSLREIKFDWAGKGKETVGYSSLNPKVECFHGLGEVAINRCQMLKNLTWLIFAPNLQYLTIGQCDEMEEVIGKGAEDGGNLSPFAKLIRLELNGLPQLKNVYRNPLPFLYLDRIEVIGCPKLKRLPLNSNSANQGRVVMVGEQEWWNELEWEDEATLSTFLPSFKAI is encoded by the coding sequence ATGGGAAACGTGTTCTCCGTCTCAATCTCTACCAACGACATCGCTGGTTGTTGTGATTGCACTGCTGCTCGAGCAAATTACATATGCAAGCTTGCAGAAAATCGGGTTACTTTGAGAACAGAGCTTCAAAAATTAAGGGAGCTGAAGAACGATGTGAATAGGAAGGTGGATGTGGCTGAGAGACAACAGATGAAGCGTCTGGATCAAGTACAAGGCTGGCTTTCCAGGGTGGAAGCCATGGAAACTGAAGTCGGTCAACTGATTGGAGATGGAGCGGAGACCGTTGAGGAGAAACGATTACGTGGTTGTTGTCATCCCAAGCATTGCATCTCCAGCTACACGTTGGGAAAAAAAGTGGCCAGGAAGCTACAAGATATGGCTACTCTAATGAGCGAAGGACGTAATTTTGAGGTGGTGGCTGATATTGTACCTCCAGCTCCTGTGGAGGAAATACCCGGCCGATCCACTGTGGGCTTGGAATCAACATTTGACAAAGTTTGGAGGAGTCTCGAAGAAGAACATGTAGGGATGATCGGCTTTTATGGGTTGGGGGGCGTTGGGAAGACCACCCTCTTGACACAAATCAACAATCATTTCCTTAAAACATCCCACAATTTTGATGTCGTAATTTGGGTAGTGGTTTCAAGAACTCCAAATCTAGGGCGGGTTCAAAACGAGATTTGGGAGAAGGTGGGATTCTGTGATGATAAATGGAAAAGCAAAAGCCGCCATGAGAAAGCCAAAGTCATCTGGAGAGCCTTGAGCAAAAAGAGGTTTGTGATGTTGTTGGATGacatgtgggagcatatggatCTGTTAGAAGTGGGAATTCCACCTCCCGACCAACAAAATAAGTCCAAGCTGATATTCACCACTCGATCTCAGGACTTGTGCGGGCAAATGGGAGCTCACACGAAGATCCAAGTGAAATCTTTGGCATGGAAGGATTCGTGGGATCTGTTTCAAAAATATGTGGGAAAGGACGCCCTTAATTCTGATCCAGAAATACCTGAGCTGGCTGAAATGGTTGCAAAAGAGTGTTGCGGTTTGCCACTGGCGATAATTACCATAGGGCGAGCCATGGCTTCTAAAGTGACACCCCAAGATTGGAAGCATGCAATTAGAGTACTGCAAACACGTGCTTCAAATTTTCCAGGTATGGGGCACCGAGTGTACCCACTTTTGAAATACAGCTATGATAGTTTGCCCTCCAAAATAGTTCAATCTTGCTTCTTATATTGTTCTTTATTCCCAGAAGATTGTTTCATAGTTAAGGAAACTTTGATATATCAATGGATTTATGAGGGATTTTTAGATGAATTTGATGACACAGATGGAGCCAGAAATCAGGTATTCAATATTATCAGTACTCTCGTTCATGCATGTCTACTTGAGGAATCTTCAAATACTAGATGTGTAAAATTACATGATGTTGTACGTGATATGGCCTTGTGGATAACCAGTGAAATGGGGGAGATGAAGGGCAAGTTTTTGGTACAAACAAGTGCCGGTTTGACCCAAGCACCTGACTTTGTCAAATGGACGATGACAGAAAGGATTTCACTGATGGACAACCGAATTGAGAAGTTAACAGGATCACCCACATGTCCCAATCTCTCGACACTTCTTCTAGATTTGAATAGTGATTTGGAGATGATAAGCAATGGTTTTTTCCAATTTATGCCCAATCTAAGAGTGTTGAGCTTAGCAAAAACCAAAATAGTTGAGTTACCATCAGATATTTCTAATTTGGTTTCATTGCAATATCTTGATTTATATGGTACAGAGATAAAGAAGTTGCCGATTGAGATGAAGAATCTCGTACAATTGAAGGCTTTTAGATTGTGTACATCTAAAGTCTCTTCAATTCCACGAGGACTAATATCAAGTCTTTTAATGCTGCAAGGGGTTGGCATGTACAATTGTGGACTTTATGATCAAGTAGCTGAAGGAGGCGTTGAATCATATGACAATGAGTCCTTGATAGAGGAATTGGAGAGTTTGAAATACTTGACGCATTTACGTGTCACCATAGCAAGTGCCTCTGTGTTTAAGAGATTTTTAAGTTCCAGAAAGTTACCGAGTTGCACTCATGCAATCTGCCTCAAGATATTCAAAGGTTCAAGCTCTCTCAACCTATCATCTCTCGAAAATATGAAGCATCTCGATGGGCTTACGATGAAAGATTTGGATAGTTTGAGAGAGATTAAGTTTGATTGGGcagggaaaggaaaggaaacagTGGGGTATAGCAGTCTCAACCCGAAGGTCGAATGCTTCCATGGCCTTGGCGAAGTGGCCATCAATAGATGCCagatgttgaagaatttgaCATGGCTTATTTTTGCCCCAAACCTCCAATATCTTACAATAGGACAATGTGATGAAATGGAAGAAGTGATAGGTAAAGGTGCAGAGGATGGAGGAAATCTTAGCCCATTCGCAAAACTCATACGACTGGAGTTAAATGGTTTACCCCAATTGAAGAATGTGTACCGGAATCCCTTGCCCTTTCTTTACCTTGACAGAATTGAAGTAATTGGGTGTCCAAAGCTGAAGAGGCTGCCACTCAACTCCAACAGTGCCAATCAAGGTAGAGTTGTGATGGTAGGAGAGCAAGAGTGGTGGAATGAGTTAGAATGGGAGGATGAAGCTACTCTAAGTACTTTCCTTCCTAGTTTCAAAGCAATATAA